In Candidatus Berkelbacteria bacterium, the following are encoded in one genomic region:
- a CDS encoding UDP-N-acetylglucosamine--N-acetylmuramyl-(pentapeptide) pyrophosphoryl-undecaprenol N-acetylglucosamine transferase, with translation MNLSKQPKPIILVGGGTGGHIFPLVAIGEELAAQSKPFVFVGEKGGREEAIVKELGWQFQPIAAGKMRRQLTLGTTLANLISAFRTIEGFFQALRLLIKTGATAVMSKGGYVALPMVYAAWVLRKPVFIHESDSVMGLTNRLSARFAARVFTAFAPEVYPNHDSRYLQVGIPIRKTLRQAARLRSPKKTRPLVLILGGIQGASAINSLIRQVVKKLVATADIVHVTGEREASIYQKLQDSLDKKDRAAYKPFSFLDRELAYYFQAADVVVSRAGSTTVAEGALFGKAMYLIPLPTAAGNHQVENAKTLKREHAVIMREEYQLSPDKLYENLSALLNDRAELSVLGMKLKGYFYNEDAIEMIIREIENGQKK, from the coding sequence GTGAATTTATCAAAGCAACCAAAACCAATAATTCTTGTGGGAGGTGGCACTGGCGGTCATATTTTTCCGCTTGTTGCGATTGGCGAGGAGCTGGCGGCTCAGTCGAAGCCATTTGTCTTCGTTGGTGAGAAAGGCGGGCGGGAAGAGGCTATCGTTAAAGAACTGGGTTGGCAATTTCAGCCAATAGCTGCTGGTAAAATGCGGCGACAACTGACGCTTGGGACCACGCTAGCCAATTTGATTAGCGCTTTTCGAACAATTGAGGGCTTTTTTCAGGCCTTACGTTTATTGATTAAAACTGGGGCAACAGCGGTCATGAGTAAGGGCGGCTACGTTGCTTTGCCGATGGTTTACGCAGCCTGGGTACTGCGAAAACCAGTATTTATCCACGAATCAGACTCGGTTATGGGGCTAACAAATCGTCTTTCGGCTAGATTTGCCGCTCGAGTTTTTACTGCGTTTGCTCCAGAGGTTTATCCCAATCACGACTCTCGTTACCTACAAGTTGGTATACCGATAAGGAAGACGCTTCGTCAGGCGGCTCGTCTTCGTTCGCCCAAAAAAACACGGCCGTTGGTTCTAATTCTGGGCGGAATTCAAGGTGCATCAGCAATCAATTCCCTGATACGCCAAGTTGTCAAAAAGCTTGTGGCAACTGCCGACATTGTTCATGTGACAGGCGAGAGAGAAGCCAGTATTTATCAAAAATTACAGGACAGCTTAGATAAAAAGGACCGGGCAGCGTACAAGCCTTTTAGTTTCTTGGACCGTGAGCTAGCTTATTATTTTCAAGCCGCTGATGTTGTTGTCAGCCGGGCTGGTTCGACAACAGTTGCTGAGGGAGCCCTGTTCGGCAAGGCAATGTATCTAATCCCGCTACCAACAGCTGCCGGTAATCATCAAGTTGAAAACGCAAAAACTCTTAAGCGTGAGCACGCTGTAATTATGCGCGAGGAGTATCAGCTCTCGCCTGATAAGTTGTATGAGAATTTATCGGCGCTCTTAAATGACCGAGCTGAGTTGAGTGTGCTGGGAATGAAATTAAAAGGCTACTTTTATAATGAGGACGCGATTGAAATGATTATTCGGGAGATTGAAAATGGCCAGAAAAAATAA